The genomic DNA CGCGAGCCCGAGCAGCAACTGATCCCGGAACACGTACGAGGCGCCGGCCCGCGCCTGCCGCAGCAGCGACTCACGGGCCTGCGGTACGGGCCGGGGCGCGGCAGGCAGCGACCGTACGAGCAGTGCGGAGAGCGCGAACGACACCGCGTCGGCGAGCAGCGGGACCGCCCGCCCGAGCGCGAGCAGGGCGCTGCCCAACGGCGGCCCCGCGAAGCCGGACGCGGCGGTCTGGGCGCCGCGCAGGCGGGAGTTGGCGCGCTCCAGGAGCGCGGGGTCGCGGCCGAGCAGATCCGGCAGATAGGCCGTGGCGGCCGTGTCGAAGAAGAGTCCGCCGAGGCCGAGCAGGAAGGCGAGGGCCGCGAGCAGTGGAATGCTCAGCACGTCGAGTGCGGCCGCCGCCGCCGGTATCGCGAGCAGTACCGCACGCGCCGCGTCCGTGACCCACATCGTGCGCCGGCGGTCCCAGCGGTCCACCAGCGCACCGCCGAGCACCCCGAAGAGCAGCCACGGCAGCGTTCCGGCGGCCGTGACGACGGCGAGCGCCATCGGATCCCGTGTCAACGTCAACGCGAGCAGCGGCAGCGCGGCATGTGACACCCCGTCACCGAGCGAGGACACCGTCTGCGCGGTCCACAGCCGTCCGAACCCGGTCGGCAACTTCCGAATGCCTGAGGTCACTTGGCGTCTCCTTCGGCCTGCTCGCGCGGTGCCGGGTGGAACAGTGCGAAGACGAGTGACGCGTCCGGCAGCGACGGATCGGACAGCTCCTGGTACTCGTCCGCCAGTGCCTGCAGCCGCGCCCCCAGCTCCGCGAACTGCTCCTCGGTGAGCCGCAGGTGCGCCATCCGTACGTGCCGCTCGCCAGCCGCCGGCGCTGCCTCCAGGTCCGCCACCGCGTGGCGCATCAGCACATCCGGTCCTCCCTCGCCCGGATCCGGCAGCTCGATCGACCGCGCGGCCATCGCGTAGTACCGCTCGGTGACCCCTCTCACTTTCCGTGTTCGCACCACCTTCACCAGGCCGGCCCGCTCCAGCAGCCGCACGTGATAGCTGGAGCTCCCCTTCGCAAGGCCCACCCGCTGGGCGATCTGCGTGATCGTCGCGGGCTCGAAGCGGAGCACGGCCATGATCCGGTGGCGCGTGAGATTGGAAACGGCGCGTAGCTGCTCGCCAGTGGTGACGTGGAACGTCTCGGGAACATCATCGGTAGGCACGCCCCCAATGGTCAACGATTCTTGACCATTTGGCAAGGGGGTTCTGTTCCGACTTCCGGAATCGGCCGTCCAGCACGTGAGGCCTACGCTCCTGCGCTCTCCTTCCCGACCTCGTTCAACCCGCACCCGGGCGCCTTCGCTCCGCCCGTCGCGGAAGCTCATCCGCACCGCCCGCGATCCGCTGCCCGACGCCGGCCGCT from Streptosporangium sp. NBC_01756 includes the following:
- a CDS encoding MFS transporter, which produces MTSGIRKLPTGFGRLWTAQTVSSLGDGVSHAALPLLALTLTRDPMALAVVTAAGTLPWLLFGVLGGALVDRWDRRRTMWVTDAARAVLLAIPAAAAALDVLSIPLLAALAFLLGLGGLFFDTAATAYLPDLLGRDPALLERANSRLRGAQTAASGFAGPPLGSALLALGRAVPLLADAVSFALSALLVRSLPAAPRPVPQARESLLRQARAGASYVFRDQLLLGLALRPAIGNVAFIAVETVLALFAHDRLGIDTYGFGLLLTAEATGGLLGAGIASFLGRRLGTGTALTCTAAVEGLAVLGLAVAPNPYVAGLALAVCGAGMGATMVLGPSLRQAIVPAHLMGRVASTSRMLAMCAAPFGAFVGGWLATTYDVRTPLYTAAGLLLTMTAVTATMTSNRRVEAALRAAATADDPDHPESLDLVQESAVQGSPGR
- a CDS encoding ArsR/SmtB family transcription factor, which gives rise to MPTDDVPETFHVTTGEQLRAVSNLTRHRIMAVLRFEPATITQIAQRVGLAKGSSSYHVRLLERAGLVKVVRTRKVRGVTERYYAMAARSIELPDPGEGGPDVLMRHAVADLEAAPAAGERHVRMAHLRLTEEQFAELGARLQALADEYQELSDPSLPDASLVFALFHPAPREQAEGDAK